In the genome of Deinococcus sp. KSM4-11, one region contains:
- a CDS encoding App1 family protein, producing MIPVRSVFRALAPVLERGVSALDQAASAFLQPRRARGKLLLQPYVGWGTPSRVEVSGRVLLPRTMRPPQTGDPRWRNFRNALRRLFSREVGGIGVTGTLDGLPARGVSDFDGYFTLTFTPTAPLSPGWHEAALCLDAREGSATARVQVVAQARFGIISDLDDTVIQSDVTSVPRMLLTVLTGNARTRSPFPGVSALYRALTHSEQERNPIFYVSSSPWNFFDLLLHFLSYRHIPLGPLFLRNWGVGLLNGHGSHKHAVIERLLTRFPELPFVLIGDSGEKDPEIYAEVVRRWPQRILGVYIRDVSEAHLDAGILALRDEVRRAGVDLVLASDSLDAASHAMSLGLISAEGYRGVLASVTRTT from the coding sequence GTGATCCCTGTCAGGTCAGTCTTCCGCGCGCTGGCCCCAGTGCTGGAGCGGGGCGTCAGCGCCCTGGATCAGGCTGCCAGCGCCTTCCTGCAGCCCCGCCGGGCCCGCGGAAAACTGCTGCTCCAGCCGTATGTGGGCTGGGGCACCCCCAGCCGCGTGGAGGTATCGGGGCGGGTGCTGCTGCCCCGCACCATGCGCCCCCCGCAGACCGGCGATCCCCGGTGGCGCAACTTCCGCAACGCGCTGCGCCGCCTGTTCTCCCGCGAGGTCGGTGGGATCGGCGTGACCGGCACCCTGGACGGCCTTCCGGCACGCGGCGTCAGCGACTTCGACGGCTACTTCACCCTGACCTTCACGCCGACCGCGCCGCTGAGCCCCGGCTGGCACGAGGCCGCGCTGTGTCTCGACGCACGCGAGGGCAGCGCGACTGCCCGCGTCCAGGTCGTCGCGCAGGCCCGGTTCGGGATCATCAGCGACCTCGACGACACGGTCATCCAGTCGGACGTGACCAGCGTGCCGCGCATGCTGCTCACGGTGCTCACGGGCAATGCCCGCACCCGCTCGCCCTTTCCCGGCGTCAGCGCGCTCTACCGCGCCCTCACCCACAGCGAGCAGGAACGCAACCCGATCTTCTACGTCTCCAGCAGTCCATGGAACTTCTTCGATCTGCTGCTGCACTTTCTCAGTTACCGCCATATTCCGCTGGGCCCACTGTTCCTGCGCAACTGGGGCGTGGGCCTGCTGAACGGGCACGGCAGCCACAAGCACGCCGTGATCGAACGCCTCCTGACCCGCTTTCCGGAGCTGCCCTTTGTGCTGATCGGTGACAGCGGCGAGAAGGATCCGGAGATCTACGCGGAGGTCGTGCGCCGCTGGCCCCAGCGCATCCTGGGCGTGTACATCCGCGATGTGAGCGAGGCGCACCTGGACGCGGGCATCCTGGCCCTGCGGGACGAGGTGCGCCGGGCCGGCGTGGATCTGGTGCTGGCCAGCGATTCGCTGGACGCCGCCAGTCATGCCATGAGCCTGGGCCTGATCAGCGCCGAGGGGTACCGGGGCGTGCTCGCCAGCGTGACCCGCACCACGTAA
- a CDS encoding SDR family oxidoreductase, with protein sequence MTTASSPRAPQVVVLTGASSGIGRATAHELAARGHTLVLAARRAADLDALARDLDPGGQRVLAVPTDVTDDASRRALIAAATERFGRVDVLINNAGITVEKGWWWDDPDPLRVLRVNLEAPIELVRLALPAMQARRGGHIVNIGSVAGRAATNGMYSASKYGIRGFSLGLRRELLGSGVTVSLVSPGFVKSEMTASARLPMPGPEVVARAVADVLERPRREVVVPKGYRVALWFDRRLPGLADLLVSRVLIRRRYAHDRTP encoded by the coding sequence ATGACCACCGCCTCTTCTCCCCGCGCTCCGCAGGTCGTCGTCCTGACCGGCGCGTCGAGCGGCATCGGGCGGGCCACCGCCCACGAACTCGCGGCGCGTGGGCATACGCTCGTGCTGGCCGCGCGCCGCGCCGCCGATCTGGACGCGCTGGCCCGCGACCTCGACCCTGGTGGCCAACGGGTGCTGGCCGTGCCGACCGACGTGACCGACGACGCCTCCCGCCGGGCGCTGATCGCGGCGGCCACGGAGCGGTTCGGGCGTGTTGACGTGCTGATCAACAACGCCGGCATTACCGTCGAGAAGGGCTGGTGGTGGGACGACCCCGATCCGCTGCGGGTGCTGCGCGTGAACCTGGAAGCGCCCATCGAACTCGTGCGGCTCGCGCTGCCGGCCATGCAGGCCCGGCGGGGCGGCCACATCGTGAACATCGGTTCGGTCGCGGGCCGCGCGGCAACCAACGGCATGTACTCCGCGAGCAAGTACGGCATCCGGGGGTTCTCGCTGGGCCTGCGGCGCGAACTGCTGGGCAGCGGCGTGACCGTCAGTCTGGTCTCGCCGGGCTTCGTGAAGAGCGAGATGACGGCCAGCGCCCGCCTGCCCATGCCCGGCCCCGAGGTCGTCGCCCGCGCGGTCGCGGACGTGCTGGAGCGCCCCCGGCGCGAGGTGGTCGTCCCGAAGGGGTACCGCGTGGCCCTGTGGTTCGACCGCCGCCTGCCGGGCCTCGCGGACCTTCTCGTCAGCCGGGTGCTGATTCGCCGCCGGTACGCCCACGACCGAACACCCTGA
- a CDS encoding S8 family serine peptidase — translation MDPRPTPRAPGLRRLLLGGALLGLALTAATHAIRFVPIPALPPGQTAPGPVRPTLPEIPPVSPTPGASDVQPPALAPTSAQSVPSDPLYPRQWDLPVIRLPQAWTLAPGGPVTVAVLDTGFVNSPELTGRVVNGYDFVSDKARSGDGDGRDPDATGIGPYAYHAEVVANIVAAGRDGQGMVGINPRAKIVHIRVGGTDGMIDPTDLTDAMKWAVGMSVPGVPTNPNPARLLNLSLYADFIPLTGCDPRIQATIDTIAAKGALVIAGAANDGADARGYSPAGCRNVLTVTSVSAEGTRPDYANWGSSVTLAAPGGERGHGIIASSVSGPGGERSPDGTSFAAPHATGVASLLLSVRPHLSPALLRSYLTRSATPFPNGACDPVPAHTCGRGTLNAEAAVKLALASSVGK, via the coding sequence ATGGATCCGCGACCTACTCCGCGCGCCCCGGGCCTGCGCCGCCTGCTGCTGGGCGGCGCGCTGCTGGGACTGGCCCTGACCGCCGCCACGCACGCCATCCGGTTCGTGCCCATTCCCGCGCTGCCGCCGGGCCAGACCGCGCCCGGCCCGGTTCGGCCCACCCTACCGGAGATTCCTCCCGTCTCACCCACGCCCGGCGCGTCGGACGTCCAGCCTCCGGCCCTGGCGCCGACCTCGGCCCAGTCCGTGCCAAGCGATCCCCTCTATCCCAGGCAGTGGGACTTGCCCGTGATCCGGCTGCCGCAGGCGTGGACGCTCGCGCCGGGTGGGCCGGTCACGGTGGCCGTCCTCGACACCGGATTCGTGAACAGCCCGGAACTGACGGGGCGGGTGGTGAACGGCTACGACTTCGTGAGCGACAAGGCCCGCTCCGGCGACGGCGACGGCCGCGACCCGGACGCCACGGGCATCGGGCCGTACGCGTACCACGCCGAGGTCGTGGCGAACATCGTTGCCGCCGGGCGGGACGGACAGGGTATGGTGGGCATCAACCCCAGGGCGAAGATCGTGCACATCCGCGTGGGCGGCACCGACGGCATGATCGACCCCACGGATCTGACCGATGCCATGAAATGGGCCGTCGGCATGAGCGTGCCCGGCGTGCCCACGAACCCGAATCCGGCGCGGCTGCTGAACCTCAGCCTGTACGCGGATTTCATTCCCCTGACCGGCTGCGACCCGCGCATCCAGGCGACCATCGACACGATTGCCGCCAAGGGCGCCCTGGTCATCGCCGGAGCCGCGAACGACGGCGCGGACGCGCGCGGGTACTCGCCCGCCGGGTGCCGGAACGTCCTGACGGTCACGAGCGTGTCGGCCGAGGGCACGCGGCCCGACTACGCGAACTGGGGCAGCAGCGTGACCCTGGCCGCGCCGGGCGGGGAACGCGGGCACGGCATCATCGCGAGTTCGGTCAGCGGGCCGGGCGGGGAACGCAGCCCGGACGGCACGAGTTTCGCCGCGCCGCACGCGACCGGCGTGGCCAGCCTGCTGCTGAGCGTGCGCCCTCACCTAAGTCCCGCCCTCTTGCGCTCATATCTGACGCGTTCGGCCACGCCCTTCCCGAACGGTGCGTGCGATCCTGTGCCGGCCCACACCTGCGGTCGGGGCACGCTGAACGCCGAGGCAGCCGTGAAGCTCGCGCTGGCGTCCAGCGTGGGCAAGTGA
- a CDS encoding S8 family peptidase: MMSEEEQLLLSTPELDGLVDRLVDDPRFLKALTDRLVRRKAWRDGVQDAARRLVEAAPTEPAQAGAEAEDSGSPVEGVDAPAAPEQRGQRAVPPGAEQVVEVPCSTPQEILDRSVISTALADWLAQNRAPGSPQVEDPFSVIIDLNLSRAELVQDTNEALATLIREQLGGARVNATKGRLMPQYVFVRLTRSQLTQLVKLDLEQGTRSAYSLPDAQSGRLIKRIWPDFPIKAKLHRTGATIKAEAARVAFAAGGQDIVWAVMDSGIDGAHPHFARHRNLEVAPLQHTSLLDDDDPNAQNPLVDEFGHGTHVAGVIGGEWTPDQPSPSPPTEPFRLPFVARIAYREGEDVEYRELPLERISGIAPRTKLVSYKVLDKLGEGEVSTLMAALADVQQRNGYGKELKIHGVNISIGYPFDPEWFPCGQSPVCVEVDRLVRTGVVVVVAAGNSGYGTIASKLLGPVSTGLALTINDPGNAELAITVGSAHREAPHTYGVSYFSSKGPTGDGRLKPDLVAPGERILSCAAGKKRADMQAKGLDADYAEDSGTSMATPHVSGAVAAFLSVQREYIGRPDAVKRILKDTATDLGRHRDFQGAGMVDVMRAIQSV; encoded by the coding sequence ATGATGTCAGAGGAAGAGCAACTGCTCCTATCCACACCGGAACTGGATGGGCTGGTCGACCGTCTGGTGGACGATCCACGCTTCCTGAAGGCCCTGACAGACCGTCTGGTTCGGCGCAAGGCGTGGCGGGACGGGGTGCAGGACGCCGCCAGACGGCTGGTCGAAGCCGCGCCCACTGAGCCGGCCCAGGCTGGAGCGGAAGCGGAGGACTCGGGATCGCCGGTAGAGGGTGTGGATGCTCCAGCGGCCCCTGAGCAGCGTGGGCAGCGGGCGGTGCCGCCGGGCGCGGAGCAGGTGGTGGAGGTGCCGTGCAGCACTCCCCAGGAGATCCTAGATCGTTCGGTGATTTCCACGGCCCTCGCGGACTGGCTGGCGCAGAACCGGGCGCCCGGCTCGCCTCAGGTAGAAGACCCGTTCTCGGTGATCATCGACCTGAACCTGTCGCGGGCGGAGCTGGTGCAGGACACCAACGAGGCACTGGCCACCCTGATCCGGGAGCAGCTGGGCGGCGCGCGGGTGAATGCCACGAAGGGCAGGCTGATGCCGCAGTACGTGTTCGTGCGGCTCACGCGGTCGCAGCTGACCCAGCTGGTGAAACTGGATCTGGAGCAGGGAACCCGGTCGGCGTACAGCCTGCCGGACGCGCAGTCGGGGCGGCTGATCAAGCGGATCTGGCCGGACTTTCCGATCAAGGCGAAACTGCACCGCACGGGGGCGACCATCAAGGCCGAGGCGGCGCGCGTGGCCTTCGCGGCGGGCGGGCAGGACATCGTGTGGGCGGTCATGGATTCCGGGATCGACGGCGCGCACCCTCACTTTGCACGGCACCGCAACCTGGAGGTCGCGCCCCTGCAGCACACCAGCCTGCTCGACGACGACGATCCGAACGCGCAGAACCCGCTGGTGGACGAGTTCGGGCACGGCACGCACGTGGCGGGCGTGATCGGCGGGGAGTGGACGCCGGATCAGCCGTCGCCGTCCCCGCCGACCGAGCCGTTCCGGCTGCCCTTCGTGGCCCGCATCGCGTACCGCGAGGGCGAGGACGTGGAGTACCGGGAGCTGCCGCTGGAGCGGATCAGCGGCATCGCGCCGCGCACGAAGCTGGTGAGCTACAAGGTGCTCGACAAACTGGGCGAGGGGGAGGTGAGCACCCTGATGGCCGCGCTGGCCGACGTGCAGCAGCGCAACGGCTACGGCAAGGAGCTCAAGATCCACGGCGTGAACATCAGCATCGGGTACCCCTTCGATCCGGAGTGGTTTCCGTGCGGGCAGAGTCCGGTGTGCGTGGAAGTCGACCGGCTGGTACGAACCGGCGTGGTGGTGGTGGTCGCGGCGGGGAACAGCGGCTACGGCACGATCGCCAGCAAGCTGCTCGGCCCGGTGTCCACGGGCCTCGCCCTGACCATCAACGATCCGGGGAACGCGGAACTGGCGATCACGGTGGGCTCGGCACACCGTGAGGCGCCGCACACGTACGGCGTATCTTACTTCTCCTCGAAGGGGCCCACCGGGGACGGGCGGCTCAAGCCCGATCTGGTCGCGCCGGGCGAGCGCATCCTGTCGTGCGCGGCTGGGAAGAAGCGCGCGGATATGCAGGCCAAGGGCCTGGACGCCGATTACGCCGAGGACAGCGGTACCAGCATGGCCACGCCACACGTGTCCGGGGCGGTCGCGGCGTTCCTGTCGGTGCAGCGCGAGTACATCGGTCGGCCGGACGCGGTGAAACGCATCCTGAAGGACACGGCCACGGATCTGGGCCGGCACCGGGATTTCCAGGGAGCGGGCATGGTGGACGTGATGCGGGCCATTCAATCCGTGTAA
- a CDS encoding DinB family protein, producing the protein MNDDLRTLYSWVKFSRERLFAWAESLPDGVYTQERPDFAYGSLRNVQAHIAGCYLVWVARRGLKDTPHLDSEAIPDVATMREVFAGVDAVMERAFDAFTTPDDLFDLAFRDEVLQVTQRWLVMHPITHEFHHKGQMLTMGRVLGHPYPAGPDTDLGLPGEVMAPHLGG; encoded by the coding sequence ATGAACGATGACCTCCGCACGCTGTACTCCTGGGTGAAGTTCTCGCGTGAGCGGCTGTTCGCGTGGGCCGAGAGCTTGCCGGACGGCGTGTACACGCAGGAACGCCCGGACTTCGCGTACGGCAGCCTGCGGAACGTACAGGCGCACATCGCGGGCTGTTACCTCGTGTGGGTGGCGCGGCGCGGGCTGAAGGACACCCCCCATCTGGACTCAGAAGCGATACCGGACGTGGCCACCATGCGCGAGGTCTTCGCAGGCGTGGACGCGGTGATGGAGCGGGCCTTCGATGCCTTCACCACGCCGGACGACCTGTTCGACCTGGCCTTCCGGGATGAGGTGCTGCAGGTCACGCAGCGGTGGCTGGTCATGCACCCCATCACGCACGAGTTCCACCACAAGGGCCAGATGCTCACCATGGGCCGCGTCCTGGGGCACCCGTACCCGGCGGGGCCGGACACGGATCTGGGCCTGCCGGGCGAGGTGATGGCGCCGCATCTGGGCGGGTAG
- a CDS encoding DUF5565 family protein: MRKILSLYVRNYDTNRLVRDEVVPGSEWVPAGEGVATRKWDGTSCLVRNGELWKRYDAKKGRTPPGGFEPAQEPDPVTGHHPGWVPVGDGQDDIYHREAWAGAALPDGTYELIGPKVQGNPEGLQAHRLVPHGAERLADVPRDYVSLRAYLEARPDMEGIVWHHPDGRMVKLKRKDFFGGRRS, encoded by the coding sequence ATGCGGAAGATTCTCAGCCTGTACGTTCGCAACTACGACACGAACCGCCTCGTTCGAGACGAGGTCGTGCCCGGCTCGGAATGGGTGCCCGCCGGTGAAGGTGTCGCCACGCGCAAGTGGGACGGCACCAGTTGCCTTGTCCGGAACGGCGAGCTGTGGAAACGCTACGACGCGAAGAAAGGACGCACGCCTCCCGGCGGGTTTGAACCGGCGCAGGAACCTGATCCGGTCACCGGGCATCACCCCGGCTGGGTGCCCGTCGGGGACGGCCAAGACGACATCTACCACCGTGAAGCCTGGGCCGGTGCGGCGCTGCCGGATGGGACGTACGAACTGATCGGCCCGAAAGTGCAGGGCAATCCCGAAGGTCTTCAGGCCCACCGGCTCGTTCCTCACGGTGCGGAACGGTTGGCCGATGTTCCACGCGATTACGTCAGCCTGCGTGCGTACCTGGAAGCCAGGCCGGACATGGAGGGCATCGTCTGGCACCATCCGGACGGCCGCATGGTGAAACTCAAACGCAAGGACTTCTTCGGCGGCCGCCGAAGCTGA
- the aceF gene encoding dihydrolipoyllysine-residue acetyltransferase: protein MATELKLPDVGDNIEQGTVVTVLVNPGDTVKAGDPIIEIETDKAVVEVPAEAGGTVESVSVKVGDTVKVGGVIATLGADASSPAAGVPAAAPSQGGGNEAAQAESSATSSNAGQANEVAQQQQAAQKEQAGTPAPAGSAASAPASGGAQITLPDVGDNIEQGTVVTVLVKEGDTVSEGQPVIEIETDKAVVEVPSNASGTVQSVAVKVGDTVKVGGVIATLGASGGASSAPAPAAAPAVSAPAQQPTPAQPAAAANGGEQPRAQFPTSQGTQNPQTFDGRTVVPAAPSIRRLAREIGVDIHAVHGTGIAGRISEEDVRRTGGTPTVPATSAAPTAAGQAAAPAVAAVPLPNFEKWGSITREDMSGIRKATVRSMTASTLIPMVTHFDKADVTQMEEVRKRFGARVEKAGGKLTMTHILMKVVANALRKFPKFGASLDLNAQQVVYKDYVNIGVAVDTPVGLLVPVVKDADRKSITELVLDLSDLAAKARDRKLKPDEMQGATFTISNLGGIGGHAFTPIVNSPEVAILGVSRGGLEPVWNKEKGEFEPRNMLPLSLTYDHRLIDGADAARFVRFICESLEDPFLISL from the coding sequence ATGGCCACTGAACTGAAACTGCCCGACGTGGGCGACAACATCGAGCAGGGAACGGTCGTGACCGTGCTCGTGAACCCGGGCGACACCGTGAAGGCCGGCGACCCGATCATCGAGATCGAGACGGACAAGGCGGTCGTGGAGGTGCCGGCCGAGGCGGGCGGCACCGTCGAGTCCGTGAGCGTGAAGGTGGGCGATACCGTGAAGGTCGGCGGCGTCATTGCCACGCTCGGCGCCGACGCCAGCAGCCCCGCAGCAGGCGTCCCTGCCGCCGCCCCCAGCCAGGGTGGCGGGAACGAGGCCGCGCAGGCGGAGAGCAGCGCCACGTCTAGCAACGCCGGGCAGGCGAACGAGGTCGCGCAGCAGCAGCAGGCCGCCCAGAAGGAGCAGGCCGGAACGCCCGCGCCCGCTGGTTCGGCCGCGAGCGCTCCCGCGAGTGGCGGCGCGCAGATCACCCTGCCGGACGTGGGCGATAACATCGAGCAGGGCACCGTCGTGACCGTGCTCGTCAAGGAAGGCGACACGGTCAGCGAGGGCCAGCCCGTCATCGAGATCGAGACGGACAAGGCGGTCGTGGAAGTCCCGTCGAACGCCAGCGGCACCGTGCAGAGCGTGGCCGTGAAGGTCGGGGACACCGTGAAGGTCGGCGGGGTCATTGCCACGCTCGGCGCGTCAGGAGGGGCCAGCAGCGCCCCGGCCCCGGCGGCCGCTCCCGCCGTTTCGGCTCCGGCGCAACAACCCACGCCCGCTCAACCCGCCGCTGCCGCAAACGGGGGCGAGCAGCCCAGAGCGCAGTTCCCCACCTCGCAGGGCACGCAGAACCCGCAGACCTTCGACGGCCGCACCGTCGTTCCGGCCGCGCCCAGCATCCGCCGCCTGGCCCGCGAGATCGGGGTGGACATCCACGCCGTCCACGGCACCGGCATTGCCGGGCGGATCAGCGAGGAAGACGTCCGCCGCACCGGAGGCACCCCGACCGTGCCCGCGACCAGCGCCGCGCCCACCGCTGCCGGTCAGGCCGCCGCTCCAGCCGTGGCCGCTGTGCCCCTGCCGAACTTCGAGAAGTGGGGCAGCATCACCCGCGAGGACATGAGCGGCATCCGCAAGGCCACCGTGCGCTCCATGACCGCCAGCACGCTCATTCCCATGGTCACGCACTTCGACAAGGCCGACGTGACGCAGATGGAAGAGGTGCGCAAGCGCTTCGGGGCGCGCGTCGAGAAGGCCGGCGGCAAGCTGACCATGACGCACATCCTGATGAAGGTCGTCGCGAACGCCCTGCGCAAATTCCCCAAATTCGGCGCGAGCCTCGACCTGAACGCCCAGCAGGTCGTCTACAAGGACTACGTGAACATCGGCGTGGCCGTGGATACGCCCGTGGGCCTGCTGGTGCCGGTGGTCAAGGACGCCGACCGCAAGAGCATCACGGAACTCGTGCTCGACCTCTCGGATCTGGCCGCCAAGGCCCGCGACCGCAAGCTCAAGCCCGACGAGATGCAGGGCGCCACCTTCACCATCAGCAACCTCGGCGGCATCGGCGGGCACGCCTTCACGCCGATTGTGAACAGCCCCGAGGTCGCCATCCTGGGCGTGTCGCGCGGCGGCCTGGAACCGGTGTGGAACAAGGAGAAGGGCGAATTCGAGCCGCGCAACATGCTGCCCCTGAGTCTGACCTACGACCACCGCCTGATCGACGGGGCCGACGCGGCAAGGTTCGTGCGCTTCATCTGCGAAAGCCTGGAAGACCCCTTCCTGATCTCGCTGTAA
- the aceE gene encoding pyruvate dehydrogenase (acetyl-transferring), homodimeric type, whose translation MTTSPPNRPPRAGMNAQERQQLNEVEKKEWLDSLAYVFADAGDNRAAELLEELDHYAYFHGAPITFKQNTPYINTIDADQQPAYPGDAEIERKIRNIIRWNAVVMVIKANKKSDGIGGHLSTYASAAELLEVGFNHFFRGHGAGQDRDLIFYQGHASPGVYARSFLEGRFDEARMNRFRRELQPDGAGLSSYPHPWLMPDYWEFPTVSMGLGPIQAIYQARFIKYLENRELKPKGDAKVWAFLGDGEMDEPQSIGAIRFAAYENLDNLIFVLNANLQRLDGPVRANSKVIQEFEALFRGAGWNVIKVIWDSKWDELLQKDYNGTIVKRFELLVDGESQRYAAFGGKELREKFFNTPELKALIDGWSDAELELLNRGGHDINKIYAAYKAATEHKGSPTIIIPRTIKGYGLGESAQARNVAHQVKKLDFSTLKDLRDLLELPLTDDQVEHMEYYHPGPDSPEVKYTLERRAALGGTIPARKVEYPHPTIPNGEFYEEFAKGSGDRTVSTTMAAVQIISKLLRDKEIGKYIVPIVPDEARTFGMDALVPRIGIYSPRGQTYTPVDSGSLMAYKESVNGQMLEEGITEDGAMASWIAAGTAYAHHGVPTIPFFVLYSMFGMQRVGDLVWAAADQRARGFILGATAGRTTLAGEGLQHQDGNSHLQAYVVPNLKTYDPAFAYELAVIVESGIQRMYVDGIDEFYYVTVDNENEVQPAMPNDGRSHEEIREGIVRGMYRYQKSQGKGKLRAQLLASGPAMGAAQEAVKRLEDYGVAADLWSVTSYKELHQDALLTQRHNMLHPTEEPRVSYVAGQLSRDNAPGVLISVSDYMKLGADGLNGHLDRKLWTLGTDGFGRSEAREELRDFFEVDTKHVVLATLYALQRDGKIKGDIVAKAITDLGIDPERDAPVLR comes from the coding sequence ATGACCACATCTCCGCCGAACAGGCCGCCCCGCGCCGGCATGAACGCCCAGGAACGGCAGCAGCTCAACGAGGTCGAGAAGAAGGAATGGCTCGACTCCCTGGCCTACGTCTTTGCCGACGCCGGCGACAACCGCGCGGCGGAGCTGCTGGAAGAACTCGACCACTACGCGTATTTCCATGGCGCGCCCATCACCTTCAAGCAGAACACGCCGTACATCAACACCATCGACGCCGACCAGCAGCCCGCGTACCCCGGCGACGCCGAGATCGAGCGCAAGATCCGCAACATCATCCGCTGGAACGCCGTGGTCATGGTCATCAAGGCCAACAAGAAGTCGGACGGGATCGGCGGTCACCTCAGCACCTACGCCAGCGCGGCCGAGCTGCTGGAGGTCGGTTTCAACCACTTCTTCCGTGGGCACGGGGCCGGGCAGGACCGCGACCTAATCTTCTACCAGGGCCACGCCAGCCCCGGCGTATACGCCCGCTCCTTCCTGGAGGGCCGCTTCGACGAGGCGCGCATGAACCGCTTCCGCCGCGAACTCCAGCCGGACGGCGCGGGCCTGAGCAGCTACCCCCACCCGTGGCTGATGCCCGACTACTGGGAGTTCCCGACCGTCAGCATGGGCCTCGGCCCCATCCAGGCGATCTACCAGGCGCGCTTCATCAAGTACCTGGAAAACCGCGAGCTGAAGCCCAAGGGCGATGCCAAGGTCTGGGCCTTCCTGGGCGACGGCGAGATGGACGAGCCGCAGAGCATCGGCGCGATCCGTTTTGCGGCGTACGAGAACCTCGACAACCTGATCTTCGTGCTGAACGCCAACCTCCAGCGCCTCGACGGCCCGGTGCGCGCGAACAGCAAGGTCATTCAGGAGTTCGAGGCGCTGTTCCGGGGTGCGGGCTGGAACGTCATCAAGGTCATCTGGGACAGCAAGTGGGACGAACTGCTCCAGAAGGACTACAACGGCACCATCGTCAAACGCTTCGAGCTGCTGGTGGACGGCGAGTCGCAGCGCTACGCGGCCTTCGGCGGCAAGGAGCTGCGCGAGAAGTTCTTCAACACGCCGGAACTCAAGGCCCTGATCGACGGCTGGAGCGACGCCGAGCTGGAACTGCTGAACCGCGGCGGCCACGACATCAACAAGATCTACGCCGCGTACAAGGCCGCCACCGAGCACAAGGGCAGCCCGACCATCATCATCCCGCGCACCATCAAGGGCTACGGCCTCGGCGAGAGCGCGCAGGCCCGCAACGTGGCCCACCAGGTGAAGAAGCTGGACTTCAGCACCCTGAAGGATCTGCGCGACCTGCTGGAGCTTCCGCTGACCGACGATCAGGTCGAGCACATGGAGTACTACCATCCCGGCCCGGACAGCCCCGAGGTGAAGTACACCCTGGAACGCCGCGCGGCGCTGGGCGGCACCATTCCCGCCCGAAAGGTCGAGTACCCGCACCCCACCATTCCCAACGGCGAGTTCTACGAGGAGTTCGCCAAGGGCAGCGGTGACCGGACGGTGAGCACCACCATGGCCGCCGTGCAGATCATCAGCAAGCTGCTGCGCGACAAGGAGATCGGCAAGTACATCGTGCCCATCGTGCCGGACGAGGCGCGTACCTTCGGCATGGACGCCCTGGTGCCCCGCATCGGCATCTACAGCCCGCGCGGCCAGACGTACACGCCCGTCGATTCCGGCAGCCTGATGGCCTACAAGGAAAGCGTCAACGGCCAGATGCTCGAGGAGGGCATCACCGAGGACGGCGCGATGGCGTCATGGATTGCCGCCGGCACCGCGTACGCGCACCACGGCGTGCCCACCATCCCCTTCTTCGTGCTGTACTCCATGTTCGGCATGCAGCGGGTCGGTGACCTCGTCTGGGCCGCCGCCGACCAGCGGGCGCGCGGCTTCATCCTGGGCGCCACCGCCGGGCGCACCACCCTGGCGGGCGAGGGTTTGCAGCACCAGGACGGCAACAGCCACCTGCAGGCGTACGTGGTGCCGAACCTCAAGACCTACGACCCGGCCTTCGCCTACGAGCTGGCGGTCATCGTCGAGAGCGGCATCCAGCGCATGTACGTGGACGGGATCGACGAGTTCTACTACGTCACGGTGGACAACGAGAACGAGGTGCAGCCGGCCATGCCGAATGATGGCCGCAGCCACGAGGAGATCCGCGAGGGCATCGTGCGCGGCATGTACCGCTACCAGAAGAGCCAGGGCAAGGGCAAACTCCGCGCGCAGCTCCTCGCCAGCGGCCCCGCCATGGGCGCGGCGCAGGAGGCCGTGAAGCGGCTGGAGGACTACGGGGTCGCCGCCGACCTGTGGAGCGTGACCAGCTACAAGGAACTCCACCAGGACGCCCTGCTGACCCAGCGGCACAACATGCTTCACCCCACCGAGGAGCCCCGCGTGTCCTACGTGGCCGGGCAGCTGTCCAGGGACAACGCCCCCGGCGTCCTCATCAGCGTCAGCGACTACATGAAACTCGGCGCGGACGGCCTGAACGGGCACCTCGACCGCAAGCTGTGGACGCTCGGCACGGACGGCTTCGGCCGCTCGGAGGCCCGCGAGGAACTCCGCGACTTCTTCGAGGTCGATACCAAGCACGTCGTTCTCGCCACCCTGTACGCCCTCCAGCGCGACGGCAAGATCAAGGGCGACATCGTCGCCAAGGCCATCACGGATCTGGGCATTGATCCGGAGCGCGACGCGCCGGTGCTGCGCTGA